One window of the Salminus brasiliensis chromosome 1, fSalBra1.hap2, whole genome shotgun sequence genome contains the following:
- the LOC140565101 gene encoding uncharacterized protein yields MSSMMEPLSSSSGGSAPEVKRAASPAPSAVSMKSDRSMEQPPVFISGGGSSESRTETQRAVSPEPSCVSMKSDQSMDPPLTLSSEGVTSDPNIQEKKTSISREKLDHIFKELQQKFLSLVKNELNTFKKLLSADYPACSERELEDDQRQGVLKTTLQILRNMKQTDLANTLESKLAPACHRKLKSKLRDKCQRINEGISGHGNSALLNEIYTELYITEGGGGEVNQEHEVKQIEAASRKRATQETPIKRRDIFKPLPEQNQPIRTILTKGVAGIGKTVSVQKFILDWAEGEVNQDVLFIFPLPFRELNLMKEKKLSLVNLLQSFFPETQDLKPRHYKSYKIMFIFDGLDECRLPLDFQNNENLVDIEEKTSVDVLLTNLIKGNLLPSALLWITSRPAAVSQIPPECVDQVTEVRGFSDPQKQEYFRKRISDQDLVNKVVTHIRSSRSLYIMCHIPVFCWIAATVLERMLSEAESGETPKTLTQMFTHFLIFQIKHKSQKYSGGSDLDPQQTRESILSLGKLAFQQLEKGNLIFYEEDLRESGIDIREVSVYSGVCTQIFREEHELHLGKVFSFVHLSVQEFLAALYAFLCFINRKVLNQQITEQQMTEQQTTEQQTTEQQTTEQQTTKQQTSEQKNTEQQTTEQQTTKQQTIEQQSTEQQTSEQQSTEQQTSEQQTSEQQSSEQQITEQQTSEQQTSEQQTSEQQSTEQQSTEQQTSEQQSTEQQTSEQQTSEQQSSEQQTSEQKNTEQQSSKLSKLFSRTTITKFFNSAVDEALQSGTGHLDLFLRFLLGLSLESNQTLLRGVLTPTDRSSHSNEKTVEYIKKKIGENISPEKSINLFHCLNELNDHSLVREVQKYLNRGSDSSLRQAWLSPAEWSALVFMLLNSEEELEEFDLSKYEPSEECLLRLLPVVKASRRAVLASCNLGINVTETLGSVLKLENSSLKELDLSNNDLQDSGVELLSAGLKSSHCKLQILRLAFCNIGVNTCETLGSVLKLENSSLKELDLSNNDLQDSGVELLSAGLESSHCRLQILRLSGCMVTEKGCSSLAAALSSNPSHLKELDLTYNHPGESGEKLLSVRQEDPHCKLEILRLKHGGKIRIKSGLKKYACDLTLDPTTAHTRVSLSEGNRRVVCGEVLWDPDHPEWFDGCEQVMSTERLTGRCYCYKSTCRKREGSDHRFGDNEDSWSLYCSDDGYFVHHDSDYTNLHPPPSDCRRVGVYVDCPAGTLSFYSVSTDTHTLTHLHTFNTMFTQPLYAGIRLDFGSSVCLCEIK; encoded by the exons ATGAGCTCCATGATGGAGCCTCTTTCCTCCAGCAGTGGAGGAAGTGCCCCAGA GGTGAAGAGAGCAGCATCTCCAGCCCCCAGCGCtgtgtctatgaagagtgacCGGTCCATGgagcagcctccagtcttcatCAGTGGAGGAGGAAGCTCTGAGTCTCG GACTGAAACACAGAGAGCAGTTTCTCCAgagcccagctgtgtgtctatgaagagtgacCAGTCCATGGATCCTCCTCTAACCCTCAGCAGTGAAGGTGTGACCTCTGACCCAAA CATCcaggagaaaaaaacaagcatTTCCAGGGAAAAACTGGACCATATATTCAAG GAGCTGCAGCAGAAATTTCTCTCCCTAGTGAAGAACGAGCTGAACACATTCAAGAAGCTCCTCAGTGCAGACTACCCAGCATGCTCtgagagggagctggaggatgATCAGAGACAGGGGGTGCTGAAGACCACACTGCAGATCCTGAGGAACATGAAGCAGACAGACCTCGCCAACACACTAGAGAGCA AATTGGCCCCAGCTTGTCATCGGAAGCTCAAATCCAAACTGAGGGATAAATGTCAGAGAATTAATGAAGGAATCTCAGGCCATGGAAACTCAGCACTTCTGAATGagatctacacagagctctacatcacagagggagggggtggagagGTCAATCAGGAACATGAGGTGAAGCAGATTGAAGCTGCATCCAGGAAAAGGGCAACACAGGAGACACCAATCAAACGCAGGGACATCTTTAAACCATTACCAGAACAGAACCAGCCCATCAGAACCATACTGACTAAAGGAGTTGCTGGAATTGGAAAAACAGTCTCTGTGCAGAAGTTCATTCTGGACTGGGCTGAAGGAGAAGTAAATCAGGACGTTCTCTTCATATTTCCACTTCCTTTTAGAGAACTGAATCtgatgaaggagaagaagctCAGTCTGGTAAATCTTCTTCAGAGTTTCTTCCCAGAAACACAAGATTTAAAACCCAGACATTATAAGAGCTACAAGATCATGTTCATCTTTGATGGTCTGGATGAGTGTCGACTGCCTCTAGATTTCCAGAACAATGAGAACTTGGTGGATATAGAAGAAAAGACCTCAGTGGATGTTCTGCTGACGAACCTCATCAAGGGGAATCTGCttccctctgctctcctctggaTCACCTCTCGACCAGCAGCGGTCAGTCAGATCCCTCCTGAGTGTGTTGACCAGGTAACAGAAGTGCGGGGTTTCAGTGACCCTCAGAAACAGGAGTACTTCAGGAAGAGGATCAGTGATCAGGACCTGGTCAACAAAGTCGTCACACACATCAGGTCTTCAAGAAGCCTCTACATCATGTGCCACATACCGGTCTTCTGCTGGATTGCAGCCACTGTTCTAGAGAGAATGCTGAGTGAAGCTGAGAGTGGAGAAACCCCCAAAACCCTGACGCAGATGTTCACACACTTCCTGATCTTCCAGATCAAACACAAGAGCCAGAAGTACAGTGGAGGAAGTGACCTTGATCCTCAGCAGACTAGAGAAAGTATTCTGTCTCTGGGGAAACTGGCCTTCCAGCAGCTCGAGAAAGGAAACCTGATCTTCTATGAGGAAGACTTAAGAGAGAGTGGCATTGATATTAGAGAAGTGTCAGTGTACTCAGGAGTGTGCACCCAGATCTTCAGAGAGGAGCATGAGCTGCATCTGGGGAAGGTCTTCAGCTTTGTACATCTGAGCGTTCAGGAGTTCCTTGCTGCTTTATATGCGTTTCTCTGCTTCATTAACAGAAAAGTTCTGAATCAGCAAATCACTGAACAACAAATGACTGAACAACAAACCACTGAACAGCAAACGACTGAACAACAAACCACTGAACAGCAAACCACTAAACAGCAAACCTctgaacaaaaaaacactgaacagcAAACGACTGAACaacaaaccactaaacaacaaACCATTGAACAGCAATCCACTGAACAGCAAACCTCTGAACAGCAATCCACTGAACAGCAAACCTCTGAACAGCAAACCTCTGAACAGCAATCCTCTGAACAGCAAATCACTGAACAGCAAACCTCTGAACAACAAACCTCTGAACAGCAAACCTCTGAACAGCAATCCACTGAACAGCAATCCACTGAACAGCAAACCTCTGAACAGCAATCCACTGAACAGCAAACCTCTGAACAGCAAACCTCTGAACAGCAATCCTCTGAACAGCAAACCTctgaacaaaaaaacactgaacagcAATCCAGTAAACTCTCCAAgcttttcagcaggacaacaaTAACTAAGTTCTTCAACAGTGCAGTGGACGAAGCCTTACAGAGTGGGACTGGACACCTGGACCTGTTCCTTCGTTTCCTGCTGGGTCTCTCACTGGAGTCTAATCAGACTCTCTTACGAGGCGTACTGACACCTACAGATAGGAGCTCTCACAGCAATGAGAAAACAGTAGAATACATCAAGAAGAAGATTGGGGAGAACATCTCTCCAGAGAAATCCATCAATCTGTTCCACTGTTTGaatgaactgaatgatcactcttTAGTGCGGGAAGTGCAGAAATACCTGAACAGAGGTAGTGACTCCAGTCTCCGTCAGGCCTGGCTCTCTCCTGCTGAGTGGTCAGCTCTGGTGTTCATGTTGCTGAACTCAGAAGAAGAGCTGGAGGAGTTTGACCTCAGTAAATATGAGCCATCAGAGGAGTGTCTTCTGAGGCTGCTGCCAGTAGTCAAAGCATCCAGAAGAGCTGT ACTGGCTTCATGTAATCTTGGAATAAACGTTACTGAAACTCTAGGATCAGTGTTAAAGCTGGAGAACTCCTCCttgaaagagctggacctcagtaacaatgacctgcaggactcaggagtggagctgctctctgctggactgaagagttccCACTGCAAACTGCAGATTCTCAG atTAGCTTTTTGTAATATTGGCGTAAATACGTGTGAAACTCTAGGATCAGTCTTAAAGCTGGAGAactcctccctgaaagagctggacctcagtaacaatgacctgcaggactcaggagtggagctgctctctgctggactggaGAGTTCACACTGTAGACTGCAGATTCTCAG ATTGTCTGGCTGTATGGtcacagagaaaggctgttCTTCTCTGGCTGCAGCTCTGAGTTCAAACCCCTCCCACCTGAAAGAACTGGATCTGACCTACAACCACCCAGGAGAGTCAGGAGAGAAGCTGCTCTCTGTTAGACAGGAGGatccacactgtaaactggagataCTCAG aTTGAAACATGGAGGGAAGATCAGAATCAAATCAGGACTGAAGAAAT ACGCCTGTGATCTCACACTGGACCCGACCACAGCACACACTCGTGTCTCTCTGAGCGAGGGGAACAGAAGAGTGGTGTGTGGAGAGGTGCTGTGGGATCCTGATCATCCCGAGTGGTTTGACGGGTGTGAGCAGGTGATGAGTACAGAGCGTCTGACCGGGCGCTGTTACTGTTATAAATCCACCTGCAGGAAAAGAGAAGGTTCCGACCATCGCTTTGGAGATAACGAAGATTCCTGGagtctgtactgctctgatgaTGGTTACTTCGTTCATCACGATAGTGACTACACCAATCTCCATCCTCCTCCCTCCGACTGCAGGAGAGTTGGAGTGTATGTGGACTGTCCAGCTGGCACTTTGTCCTTCTACAGTGTctccactgacacacacacactcacacacttacacactttcAACACCATGTTCACTCAACCCCTCTATGCAGGGATTAGACTTGATTTTGGATcctcagtgtgtctgtgtgagataAAATAG
- the LOC140565343 gene encoding 2-5A-dependent ribonuclease-like isoform X2, which translates to MDPADVSLSVQETSHSTIQPWNLQKIFHLSLQYSDDSSKAVHHGSSGSVIMLGCIGGDKVAVKKSPKTEDSMNEVASLRRLNHSNIIQYRFSFEKQDSIYLITELCKGSLKEHIRNVQPAPQQRLQLVKDIVCGLEFLHRCKKIVHGDVRQQHVVVDEDGRAKLTDFKKSKTVEDADGAILDEIQEVGKLAYYILSGGQSYPEGPESWVSKDIILDFTEWMTHQDPTKRRSLLDTLSHPIFWTDSRKLRYLQDVGNLPEVVQFSGRVLREVNKITKGKSFQRWRSTVENNLSDLLKEMEDHRKPYPDNTLGLLRFIRNLYQHRREDALSVSFTSLFPDLFETIYLFAEEKQWNSTISLQMIFKD; encoded by the exons ATGGATCCAGCAGACGTGTCTCTTTCAGTCCAGGAGACGAGCCACTCGACAATTCAGCCATGGAATCTGCAGAAAATCTTCCATCTGTCTCTTCAATACAGTGATGACTCCAGtaaagcagtgcatcatgggagcAGTGGTTCAGTCATCATGCTGGGCTGCATAGGTGGTGATAAGGTGGCAGTCAAGAAGAGTCCAAAGACCGAAGACTCCATGAACGAGGTGGCATCACTTCGTAGACTAAACCACTCCAATATCATACAGTACAGGTTCTCTTTTGAAAAGCAAGACTCCATCTATCTCATCACTGAACTCTGCAAAGGTTCGCTTAAAGAACACATCAGGAACGTCCAACCAGCACCACAGCAGCGCCTACAGCTGGTAAAGGACATTGTCTGTGGTTTGGAGTTCCTTCACCGCTGCAAGAAGATTGTTCATGGTGATGTCAGACAGCAGCACGTTGTAGTTG atgaagatggacgTGCCAAACTGACAGACTTCAAAAAGAGTAAAACAGTGGAGGATGCAGATGGAGCCATTTTAGATGAAatacag GAAGTTGGGAAGTTGGCATATTATATTCTATCTGGTGGTCAGTCTTATCCTGAGGGACCGGAGAGCTGGGTTTCCAAGGACATTATACTGGACTTCACAGAATGGATGACCCATCAAGACCCAACCAAAAGGAGAAGTTTGCTGGACACCCTCTCCCACCCGATCTTCTGGACTGATAGCAG AAAGCTGAGATACCTGCAAGATGTGGGGAACCTCCCAGAGGTTGTTCAGTTCAGTGGAAGAGTTCTACGTGAAGTGAATAAAATCACAAAGGGCAAATCCTTCCAGAGGTGGAGAAGCACG GTTGAAAATAATTTATCTGACCTTCTGAAGGAGATGGAAGACCACAGAAAGCCCTACCCAGACAACACACTCGGGCTTCTGCGCTTCATTCGCAACCTGTATCAACACAG ACGTGAAGACGCTCTCTCTGTAAGCTTCACCTCACTGTTTCCAGACCTGTTTGAGACGATCTACTTATTCGCTGAGGAAAAGCAGTGGAACTCCACAATTTCTCTGCAGATGATTTTTAAAGACT AA
- the LOC140565343 gene encoding 2-5A-dependent ribonuclease-like isoform X1, whose protein sequence is MDPADVSLSVQETSHSTIQPWNLQKIFHLSLQYSDDSSKAVHHGSSGSVIMLGCIGGDKVAVKKSPKTEDSMNEVASLRRLNHSNIIQYRFSFEKQDSIYLITELCKGSLKEHIRNVQPAPQQRLQLVKDIVCGLEFLHRCKKIVHGDVRQQHVVVDEDGRAKLTDFKKSKTVEDADGAILDEIQEVGKLAYYILSGGQSYPEGPESWVSKDIILDFTEWMTHQDPTKRRSLLDTLSHPIFWTDSRKLRYLQDVGNLPEVVQFSGRVLREVNKITKGKSFQRWRSTVENNLSDLLKEMEDHRKPYPDNTLGLLRFIRNLYQHRREDALSVSFTSLFPDLFETIYLFAEEKQWNSTISLQMIFKDCKYFSG, encoded by the exons ATGGATCCAGCAGACGTGTCTCTTTCAGTCCAGGAGACGAGCCACTCGACAATTCAGCCATGGAATCTGCAGAAAATCTTCCATCTGTCTCTTCAATACAGTGATGACTCCAGtaaagcagtgcatcatgggagcAGTGGTTCAGTCATCATGCTGGGCTGCATAGGTGGTGATAAGGTGGCAGTCAAGAAGAGTCCAAAGACCGAAGACTCCATGAACGAGGTGGCATCACTTCGTAGACTAAACCACTCCAATATCATACAGTACAGGTTCTCTTTTGAAAAGCAAGACTCCATCTATCTCATCACTGAACTCTGCAAAGGTTCGCTTAAAGAACACATCAGGAACGTCCAACCAGCACCACAGCAGCGCCTACAGCTGGTAAAGGACATTGTCTGTGGTTTGGAGTTCCTTCACCGCTGCAAGAAGATTGTTCATGGTGATGTCAGACAGCAGCACGTTGTAGTTG atgaagatggacgTGCCAAACTGACAGACTTCAAAAAGAGTAAAACAGTGGAGGATGCAGATGGAGCCATTTTAGATGAAatacag GAAGTTGGGAAGTTGGCATATTATATTCTATCTGGTGGTCAGTCTTATCCTGAGGGACCGGAGAGCTGGGTTTCCAAGGACATTATACTGGACTTCACAGAATGGATGACCCATCAAGACCCAACCAAAAGGAGAAGTTTGCTGGACACCCTCTCCCACCCGATCTTCTGGACTGATAGCAG AAAGCTGAGATACCTGCAAGATGTGGGGAACCTCCCAGAGGTTGTTCAGTTCAGTGGAAGAGTTCTACGTGAAGTGAATAAAATCACAAAGGGCAAATCCTTCCAGAGGTGGAGAAGCACG GTTGAAAATAATTTATCTGACCTTCTGAAGGAGATGGAAGACCACAGAAAGCCCTACCCAGACAACACACTCGGGCTTCTGCGCTTCATTCGCAACCTGTATCAACACAG ACGTGAAGACGCTCTCTCTGTAAGCTTCACCTCACTGTTTCCAGACCTGTTTGAGACGATCTACTTATTCGCTGAGGAAAAGCAGTGGAACTCCACAATTTCTCTGCAGATGATTTTTAAAGACTGTAAATACTTCAGTGGTTAA